A region of the Treponema primitia ZAS-1 genome:
AATGAAAATGGTGTACTAGAGATTGAAACAGAAAGTCTTGGCAGTGATACTGTTTTGGGGAAAATAATCCAAGTTGTCAAACAAGCCCAGGAAAACAAGGGTGAAGCCCAAAAGACGGCTGACAAATTTGCCCAATATTTCCTACCGATTATTCTTTCAATATGCGCTATTACCTTTTTTATTACCCATGACATTATGCGGGTTATGACGATTTTGGTTATTGCCTGTCCCTGCGCGCTGGTATTAGCCACTCCAACCGCCGTTGTGGCCTGTGTTGGTAATCGGGCCAAACGCGGGGTTTTGATCAAAGGCGGGGTAGTTATAGAACGGTTCGCTAAGGTTACTACCCTGTGCCTTGATAAAACAGGCACTTTGACAAAAGGCGCCCCCGAAGTTTTGGACACCCTCATTACGATGGATACTTCCGAAAAGGATTATTTATACGCCCTTGGGATAGTAGAAAAAAATTCGGGCCATCCCATAGGAAGGGCTATCATTAATTACCTGACCAAAAAAAAATCCTTATCCATGAAAGATATCCCCAATGGTGAATTTGAAATGCTCTATGGCCGAGGGGTCAGGGTACGCCTGGAAAACAACCTATATGAAGTTTCTAACAAAAAACTTTTAGCCGATTTGCCCCCCGGAGGAAATACTGCGATTGAAGAATTCGTCCGTAAACAGGAATCTCTGGGCCGGACGGTAATGGTTGTGACGGATAACAACCGTATCCTGGGGGCTATTTCCGTAGCCGATACGATACAGGAATCTGCGCCGAGGGTGGTGCAGCAATTAAGGGAAAGGGGCATTTCGCGGATAGTTATGCTGACCGGGGATAATGAATACACAGCCAAGGCTATTTGCGATGAAGTTGGCATAGAAGAGTTTCGGGCTAATCTTCTGCCTGAACAAAAACTGGAAGCTATAAAAGAAATGCAGGCAAAGGGCGAGGTCGTTGCCATGGTCGGTGACGGCGTAAATGATGCCCCGGCTCTGGTTCTGGCCGACGTGGGCATTGCCATGGGAGCCGCAGGGACTGATACGGCGGTGGAAGCAGCTTCCATTGCCCTGATGTCAGACAATATTGATATGCTGCCCGCTACCTTCGCCTTATGCTGCCGGACCTTTGGTATTATACGGCAGAACATCTGGATTTTTGCGGTGATAGTAAATGTTATCGGCGTACTGTTTTCCGGACTTGGATTTCTGAATCCGATAACGGCGGCGGTGATTCATAATGCATCTTCCATTTTTGTAGTACTTAATTCTTCCCGTTTATTGGGGTACCGTTATGCGGGTGAGTTGTAATAGACAAAGCATAGTTTTATAAAGGAGGAAAGATATGGTTAAAAAGGGGTGTTTGGTTTTCCGTAAAAACGGAAAAGTCAAGTTAAGTTACTGCCATCGTAATGCTCATCTACGCGGCTTGGGGAGAAAGGTGGTTCGTCTGTGCAGGGGGCATACGGCAGAACAGTTGAACACCATCTATGAAAACCTGATCCTGGTAGAAGAAGAAAGTCCCATGACCAGGGAACAGCGGGAAGCCTATAAAAAATATGTACCCCCTGAAACCTGGACGGACGATTTTACGTGGACCATGGCTTTAAAATACACAAAGGATATTACCGAGCCGTTAAAGGACGGATTTCGCTATTTAGTAAACTATGAAAGCTTTTTGGAAGCATGGCGTAACCGCTGGCAGTACTTTATCGATCTTGATACAAAAAACCTGGAAGTATATAAATTTGGGTTGGAGATATTATGTCAGGAATCGGATATCATTTCCCATGATACCATTGATTATCCGGGCGGCTATGATCCTGTTATGGTGGGAAGATTTCCACTTTCTGATATCCCTGAAGATTGGATTGAAATTTGTGAAAAAAATTACCGGAAGAAGAAAATTGTACTGGTGGATTTGGATTCATGATAACGGCTGATCAAATCGGCAAATTTACTTTATAGGAGATGATTATGCACGAAGGAAAACATGGTATTTTGGACGATGTGGAAGAAATGGACGCCTTGTTTGGCGAAGATGATGAAGAAGATGGGGTGGATATGAAAAAGAAGACCGAAAACAAGGAAAAGGATGGAGCTTCTTCTGCCTCAGGGCAAAGGAATACCTAAGGGTCTGCCGGATATCCCAATTCTAAGTCTAGCCTCTATTACCATATTCATGGCAGAATATACTGAGAGTGTTAGTACGACATGAATCTTGAACAATCGTCCCTGAGGATATTCGCCTCCTATTACCGGCCTCATTGGAAGCTCTTTGCGGCGGATATGTTCGCCGCGTCTCTAATCGCCGCCGTAGATCTGTCCTTCCCCATGATGACCAAGTATACCATTGAGCATTTTCTGCCCAACAGTCTGTACAAATTCTTTTTCATCATGATCGCCGCCATGGGGATCATGTACCTGCTCCGTATGGGCTTTACTTATTTTATTACCTATTGGGGGCATACCGTTGGGGTATACCTTGAGGCGGATATGCGCCGGGATCTTTTTAGCCATCTCCAGCAGCTGCCCTTCTCTTTTTACGATAACCACCGTACCGGCCATATTATGTCCCGGGTGACCACCGACCTCTTTGAGGTAACCGAGCTTGCCCACCACGGCCCGGAGGATCTGTTCATTTCTATTATCACCTTTGTGGGTTCCATATTTCTGGTCTTTTCTATCCGCTGGGAAATGGCCCTGGTTTTGTTAGTTTTTGTACCCTTCATGATAGTTCATATTCTCCGGTCACGGTCCAATATGATGAAGACTGCCCGGAAGGTAAAGGAACGGACCGCCGAAATAAACGCTGCTCTGGAATCGAGTATTTCAGGCGTCCGGATAGCCAAGGCGTTTACCAACGAGTCCTATGAAACCACCAAATTCCGCGGGGGAAACGAAAACTATAAAACCGCCCGGAAATACTATTTTCGTTCCATGGCAAATTTTCAGAGCCGGTTGGATTTCCTGCTCCATATACTCAACGTGGTGGTGATTGCCGCCGGAGGTTTTTTGATCATGAAGGGCAGGATGACCCTGCCGGAGCTTATCGCCTGTAATCTTTTTGTAGCCGCCTTCCTACAGCCGATCCGGCGGCTGCAGAATTTTGTAGAGCAGTACACCACCGGTATGGCCGGGTTTAACCGGTTTATAGAGATCATGCGGATCCGGAGCGATATTATTGATAAGGACGGCGCTGCAGCCCTGGATAAGGTTCGGGGGGATATCGAATTTGCCGATGTGAGTTTTTCCTACAATAACAATATTATGGTCCTTAACCACATTAACCTGTCTGTTCCGGCGGGGAAAACTATTGCCCTGGTGGGTCCTTCCGGGGGCGGTAAGACCACCCTCTGCCATCTCCTGCCCCGGTTCTACGAAATCCAGAAGGGTAGTATTACTGTTGATGGCATGGATATCCGGGATATTACCCTGGAATCGCTGCGGCGTAATATCGGTATAGTCCAGCAGGATGTATTCCTCTTTGCCGGAACCATCCGGGACAATATCAAATACGGCAGGATCGATGCTACGGACGATGAGGTGATCGCCGCCGCCAAACGGGCGGATATCCACGATGATATCATGAAACTAAGCGAGGGTTACGACAGCCTGGTAGGTGAACGGGGGGTAAAACTTTCCGGCGGCCAGAAACAGCGGATCAGCATAGCCCGGATCTTCCTGAAAAACCCACCCATATTGATCCTGGACGAGGCGACATCCGCCCTGGACACCGCCACGGAACTGCGGATACAGCGCGCCCTCGGGGAGCTTTCCCGGGGCCGTACCACCCTAGTCATCGCCCACCGGCTTTCCACCATCCGCAATGCCGATTCAATCGCGGTGATCACCGACGACGGCATCCAGCAGCAGGGGTCCCACAACGAGCTTCTGGCTAAGGGCGGGATCTACGCGGAACTGTACGCGGCGCAGTTTGATTCTGCGAAACTGAGAACCTAGGGCTTACTCGGATGGATTTTTTTACATAATCCGTGATACATTAGCTTGTATGAAGGAATCGCGGGTGTATCTGAACAACGCCGCCGGGGCTTTTCCCCTTGCACCGGGGATATTATCCCGATATTGTACGAGAATATGCGTATTAAAAAAAATCTAAAGTGGGCCCTGGTTTTGGCCGGCGGAGGCGCCCGGGGTATAGCCCATGTGGGTGTGTTAAACGCCCTGCTGGAGATGGGGATCCCCGAGCCTTCCCTGGTGGTGGGGACTTCCATGGGAGCCATTATTGGCGGCCTCTATGCCTGTGGTATGAGTCCCGGGGAACTGTCCCGGTTTCTTATCAATGATTTTGATATCACCGAATATCTGGATAGCTTCGTGTTTAAGATATCCGGCGCCATGGGGAAGATATTTCAGACCGGGCAGATCCTAGGAAACGCCGCAACCCGGCCGGGGATCGATTCGGGGCAGCAGGTGCTGAAATTGCTTGAGGATCTGTCCGGGGGCAAGACCTTTGCGGAAACCCGTATCCCCTTCCGGTGTAATGCGGCGGATTTGGTCAGCGGCAAGGAAGTGGTGTTTAGTTCCGGTTCGGTCGCCCGGGCTATGCGGGGGTCCATGTCCTTTCCGGGGTTTTTTGAACCCTACTGGGAGGGGGAGCTTTGCCTGGCGGATGGGGGGCTCTGTGATAACATGCCCGTGCGTATAGCCAAGGACGAAGGATTTAAGCGGATCCTGGCGGTGGATGTGGGGCTTTTGCAGCCGGTGGCCCTATCGGATCTTAAAACCTTTTCCAAAATTGTGTATCGTTCTATTGAGATAATGCTTGACGGAATGGAAAGAAAGCGCCGGCCCGGGGCGACCCTAACCATACACGCCGCTAATGGGGCAATACCCTTTGACTTTTCGCGAAAGCGGGAACTCATTGAACTTGGCGAACGGGCGGTAAGGGAGAGCAAAGAGGCGGTGCTCCCCTTTTTCAGCGGTGGGATGATCGCCTATGCCACTCGAAGGCGGCGCCGCGAATGTGGTATTTCCGGTACTTGAAAGGAGGATGTCCTTGCAACGACTGCATAGAAGTATAGAAACCCTGGTTCGTTCCTACGATACCTATGGTTTGGTAAACCAGGCGGGCAGCGAGAATCTACCCAGCCGCGACAGTATTGCGGATATACTCCGCGGGCTGGACGAGCTGGTATTTCCGGGGTTCCGGGAATTCGGAGCCCTGGATCACGATAACCTGCATCTATCCACCGCCGAAAAGGTGTACCACCTAGCCCGGGAGCTTATCGGGGAAGTTGAAAAGAGCATCGCCTTTTCTTCACGGCTCGGAGAAGCTTCCTGCGGCCATGACGGGTGCCATGTGGCGGCGGAGCTTATTGTGAATGATTTTTTTGATGAGCTCCCCCTTATCCGGGGTATGCTTGCCAAGGATCTGCAGGCCGCCTTTGAGGGAGATCCAGCGGCAAAAAGCACCGCCGAGGTGATCCTGTCCTACCCGGGATTTGAGGCTATCACCATCCATCGTATGGCGCATTTTTTCTGGACCCGGGAGGTACCGCTTATCCCCCGCATCATGAGTGAGCTCATCCATGGCCGTACGGGGATCGATATTCATCCGGGCGCTGAAATTGGCGAATCCTTTTTTATTGATCATGGCACGGGGGTGGTGATTGGAGAAACCACGGTGATCGGTAGAAATGTTAAACTCTATCAGGGGGTAACCCTGGGCGCTCTTTCGGTCAAAAAGGATGGGGTTAGCAAGAAACGGCATCCCACAATCGAAGACAAGGTAACCATTTATTCCGGGGCCACCATCCTGGGCGGCGAAACGGTGATAGGCCGGGGAAGTACCATCGGGGGCAATGTATGGATCACCGAATCGGTGCCCCCCGGGGCCATGGTGTATACCACCAGCGGCGATCAGGTGGTTCGGACTAAATAAGGGGTGTGGTATGATTTTATCCTGTGGTGAAGCGCTTATCGACATGGTGCCGTTGAATATTCCCGGCAGGGGGGATGGCTTTTTACCCTGTCTTGGGGGCAGTCCCTACAATACCGCCATAGCCATCGGGCGGCTTGGAGTACCGGTACGCTTCCTCAGCAGACTCTCCACGGACTTTTTCGGTGAAGCCCTGGTGAATGGGCTTGTTCAGAATAAGGTGGGGATAGATTTGATCCGCCGGACGGATCAGAATTCAACCCTGGCCTTTGTTAAGCTGGAAAAGGGCAAGGAGCCTCAGTACGTCTTCTATACCGAAGGCGCCGCGGATCGTTCCTTTTCCCCGGAGGATCTGCCCAAAGAATTGCCCGCCGAAATCAAGTGCGTCCTTTTCGGTTCCATCGCCCTAACCATGGAGCCGTCGGCTTCCACCATTGAATCACTCATTGTGCGGGAAGCCCGCAGGGACAGTAATTCTGCTCTTGTCATTTCCCTGGACCCCAATGTGCGGCCCTTTATGATCGGGGATCAAAAGGCGTATGTCCGGCGCTTTGAAAA
Encoded here:
- a CDS encoding heavy metal translocating P-type ATPase, which translates into the protein MAKTIKHGFNYRVFIFPAVLAILIFTAMLFEFVWPEILPLPFALIPLAMGGFVVCKSTFEATFAKKRITAGMLVVLALIGTTLVGEYLSGAIVAFMMIFGEFLEDLTMEKTKNAVRELIHLVPATCRKLIDGEYQVVSIKKIRRGDYIQILAGDKIAVDGVIKKGEAAINEASITGESMPVDKKAGDRVFLGTLNENGVLEIETESLGSDTVLGKIIQVVKQAQENKGEAQKTADKFAQYFLPIILSICAITFFITHDIMRVMTILVIACPCALVLATPTAVVACVGNRAKRGVLIKGGVVIERFAKVTTLCLDKTGTLTKGAPEVLDTLITMDTSEKDYLYALGIVEKNSGHPIGRAIINYLTKKKSLSMKDIPNGEFEMLYGRGVRVRLENNLYEVSNKKLLADLPPGGNTAIEEFVRKQESLGRTVMVVTDNNRILGAISVADTIQESAPRVVQQLRERGISRIVMLTGDNEYTAKAICDEVGIEEFRANLLPEQKLEAIKEMQAKGEVVAMVGDGVNDAPALVLADVGIAMGAAGTDTAVEAASIALMSDNIDMLPATFALCCRTFGIIRQNIWIFAVIVNVIGVLFSGLGFLNPITAAVIHNASSIFVVLNSSRLLGYRYAGEL
- a CDS encoding ABC transporter ATP-binding protein, whose translation is MNLEQSSLRIFASYYRPHWKLFAADMFAASLIAAVDLSFPMMTKYTIEHFLPNSLYKFFFIMIAAMGIMYLLRMGFTYFITYWGHTVGVYLEADMRRDLFSHLQQLPFSFYDNHRTGHIMSRVTTDLFEVTELAHHGPEDLFISIITFVGSIFLVFSIRWEMALVLLVFVPFMIVHILRSRSNMMKTARKVKERTAEINAALESSISGVRIAKAFTNESYETTKFRGGNENYKTARKYYFRSMANFQSRLDFLLHILNVVVIAAGGFLIMKGRMTLPELIACNLFVAAFLQPIRRLQNFVEQYTTGMAGFNRFIEIMRIRSDIIDKDGAAALDKVRGDIEFADVSFSYNNNIMVLNHINLSVPAGKTIALVGPSGGGKTTLCHLLPRFYEIQKGSITVDGMDIRDITLESLRRNIGIVQQDVFLFAGTIRDNIKYGRIDATDDEVIAAAKRADIHDDIMKLSEGYDSLVGERGVKLSGGQKQRISIARIFLKNPPILILDEATSALDTATELRIQRALGELSRGRTTLVIAHRLSTIRNADSIAVITDDGIQQQGSHNELLAKGGIYAELYAAQFDSAKLRT
- a CDS encoding patatin-like phospholipase family protein produces the protein MRIKKNLKWALVLAGGGARGIAHVGVLNALLEMGIPEPSLVVGTSMGAIIGGLYACGMSPGELSRFLINDFDITEYLDSFVFKISGAMGKIFQTGQILGNAATRPGIDSGQQVLKLLEDLSGGKTFAETRIPFRCNAADLVSGKEVVFSSGSVARAMRGSMSFPGFFEPYWEGELCLADGGLCDNMPVRIAKDEGFKRILAVDVGLLQPVALSDLKTFSKIVYRSIEIMLDGMERKRRPGATLTIHAANGAIPFDFSRKRELIELGERAVRESKEAVLPFFSGGMIAYATRRRRRECGISGT
- the epsC gene encoding serine O-acetyltransferase EpsC produces the protein MQRLHRSIETLVRSYDTYGLVNQAGSENLPSRDSIADILRGLDELVFPGFREFGALDHDNLHLSTAEKVYHLARELIGEVEKSIAFSSRLGEASCGHDGCHVAAELIVNDFFDELPLIRGMLAKDLQAAFEGDPAAKSTAEVILSYPGFEAITIHRMAHFFWTREVPLIPRIMSELIHGRTGIDIHPGAEIGESFFIDHGTGVVIGETTVIGRNVKLYQGVTLGALSVKKDGVSKKRHPTIEDKVTIYSGATILGGETVIGRGSTIGGNVWITESVPPGAMVYTTSGDQVVRTK
- a CDS encoding carbohydrate kinase family protein — translated: MILSCGEALIDMVPLNIPGRGDGFLPCLGGSPYNTAIAIGRLGVPVRFLSRLSTDFFGEALVNGLVQNKVGIDLIRRTDQNSTLAFVKLEKGKEPQYVFYTEGAADRSFSPEDLPKELPAEIKCVLFGSIALTMEPSASTIESLIVREARRDSNSALVISLDPNVRPFMIGDQKAYVRRFENWVRYATIAKISEVDFDFIYPGLGLEKSLEKVLSLGPRMALTTLGAKGAMALLRKEDGKVLRVSAPVVDLPVVDTIGAGDTFHGAFLSWLELRGKMSQSALASLTEAELYDALYFANRAASLVCSRQGAEPPTLKEVESLK